In Shinella sp. XGS7, a single genomic region encodes these proteins:
- a CDS encoding CoA ester lyase, with translation MSVATRKDALAGARSLLFVPGNRPERFAKALASGADAVILDLEDAVPEAEKAEARRAILAQWPTLRASPTTLLLRLNAPGTPEWREDLSLPGQLPGLAGLICPKAESAAPLAALAPEGLPVIPLIESARGWAALAEIAGAPGVLRLALGHIDFMADTGLDDGAEEEALAPLRFAIAMHSRIAGLASAIDGVTVQTGDEARLAGDAQRALRFGFGAKLCIHPRQIEPLHQALRPAPSELDWAQRVLAGNAAAQGAAFQLDGRMVDLPVVLRAQRLLARAR, from the coding sequence ATGAGCGTCGCCACGCGCAAGGACGCGCTGGCCGGGGCGCGCAGCCTGCTCTTCGTGCCGGGCAACCGGCCCGAGCGCTTTGCCAAGGCCCTGGCCAGCGGTGCCGACGCGGTGATCCTGGACCTGGAAGACGCGGTGCCCGAGGCCGAGAAGGCCGAGGCCCGCCGCGCCATCCTGGCCCAGTGGCCCACCTTGCGCGCCTCGCCCACGACCCTGCTGCTGCGCCTGAATGCACCGGGCACGCCCGAATGGCGTGAGGACCTGAGCCTGCCCGGGCAGCTGCCCGGCCTGGCCGGCCTGATCTGCCCCAAGGCCGAGTCGGCCGCGCCGCTGGCGGCCCTGGCGCCCGAGGGCCTGCCCGTGATCCCGCTGATCGAATCGGCGCGCGGCTGGGCCGCCCTGGCCGAGATCGCCGGCGCGCCGGGCGTGCTGCGTCTGGCCCTGGGTCATATCGATTTCATGGCCGATACCGGTCTGGACGATGGCGCCGAGGAAGAAGCCCTGGCGCCGCTGCGCTTTGCCATCGCCATGCACAGCCGCATCGCCGGCCTGGCCAGCGCCATCGACGGGGTCACGGTGCAGACCGGCGATGAGGCCCGGCTGGCGGGGGACGCGCAGCGTGCGCTGCGCTTCGGCTTCGGCGCCAAGCTCTGCATCCACCCGCGCCAGATCGAGCCCCTGCACCAGGCCCTGCGGCCCGCGCCGTCAGAGCTGGACTGGGCGCAGCGCGTGCTGGCGGGCAATGCGGCAGCGCAGGGTGCGGCATTTCAGCTGGACGGTCGCATGGTGGATCTGCCCGTGGTGCTGCGGGCGCAGCGTCTGCTGGCGCGAGCGCGCTAG
- a CDS encoding indolepyruvate ferredoxin oxidoreductase family protein has translation MSSLPALRDYKLSDNLGAHQGQVFLTGTQALVRLLLAQKALDERAGLKTAGFVSGYRGSPLGMVDQQLWKAKKFLDAAQIDFLPAINEDLAATAVLGVQRVALDPKRTVDGVFAMWYGKGPGVDRSGDALKHGNVYGTAPQGGVLVVCGDDHGCVSSSTPHQSDLALQAWSMPIVHPGNVAEYLEFGLYGWALSRFSGTWVGFKAISEVVESGMTVDLDSVPLDFELPVDHTPATNLHIRAVDLPSLELESRLAHKLEAVLAFAKLNSIDKHIVTSPRATLGIVTVGKAHYDFMEVLRRLDLDPNALAAAGVRVYKVGLVFPLEPTRIREFAQGLTDMLVIEEKAPVVERQIKELLYHLPDAQRPRVVGKTDEHGGQVLSALGELRPSRIMPTVADWLARLNPALDRRHLVVDFLTPCLLSNAADDVRRQPYFCSGCPHNTSTKVPEGSRAAAGIGCHYMVQWMDRDTMTFTHMGAEGVPWSGIAPFTDEKHMFVNLGDGTYYHSGILAVRQSVAAGVNITYKLLYNDAVAMTGGQAVDGPISVPQIARQVEAEGVKRLVVVSDEIGKYEGHHGLFPPGTTFHDRSELDAVQRELREIEGVTVLIYDQTCAAEKRRRRKKKEFPDPPKRLFINEAVCEGCGDCGQASNCLSVVPVETDFGRKRAIEQSSCNKDFSCVNGFCPSFVSVHGAQLKKKVGAGYTAQDLDRELAAIPAPAAWTWTGPFDLLVTGVGGTGVVTVGALVSMAAHLEGKQASVLDFMGFAQKGGSVLSFVRLAPTQDLLNQVRIDTQQADVLLACDMVVGASPDALGTVKAGRTVILANTHELPTAAFVRNPDASLQANSLLAKMLHAVGGDSALLSSIDAQAISQQLMGDTMPSNIIMLGACWQRGLIPLSEAALMRAIELNGVAVEGNKTAFALGRLAIAAPEALKRLAGRDSAAQPVQLLLGQDKLDGPEGLIARRMQHLTDYQDAAYAQRYRALVDQVRAAEARLGEAGRAERLSKAVARYYAKLLAIKDEWEVARLYTDGRWEAALKEQFEGWERISFHMAPPLLAKPGADGRVKKIELGGWTFKALKTLARFKRLRGTALDLFGKTEERRMERQLIADYEALIAELLPQLSTEKLDLAVQLARLPEKIRGYGHVKLANVVTVRAQWKDLLDRFHGRASAGPVVAEAQPIRIKGVAEL, from the coding sequence ATGTCCAGCCTTCCCGCCCTGCGCGATTACAAGCTCTCGGACAACCTGGGCGCCCACCAGGGCCAGGTCTTTCTGACCGGCACCCAGGCCCTGGTGCGCCTGCTGCTGGCGCAGAAGGCCCTGGACGAACGCGCCGGCCTCAAGACCGCCGGCTTCGTCTCCGGCTACCGCGGCTCGCCGCTGGGCATGGTGGACCAGCAGCTGTGGAAGGCCAAGAAGTTCCTGGACGCCGCGCAGATCGACTTCCTGCCCGCGATCAACGAGGACCTGGCCGCCACCGCGGTCCTTGGCGTGCAGCGCGTGGCCCTGGACCCCAAGCGCACGGTGGATGGCGTGTTTGCCATGTGGTACGGCAAGGGCCCGGGCGTGGACCGCTCGGGCGATGCGCTCAAGCACGGCAATGTCTACGGCACGGCGCCGCAGGGCGGCGTGCTGGTGGTCTGCGGCGACGACCACGGCTGCGTGTCCTCCAGCACCCCGCACCAGAGCGACCTGGCCCTGCAGGCCTGGAGCATGCCCATCGTGCACCCGGGCAATGTGGCTGAGTATCTGGAGTTCGGGCTCTATGGCTGGGCGCTGAGCCGCTTCTCCGGCACCTGGGTGGGCTTCAAGGCCATCTCCGAGGTGGTGGAGTCCGGCATGACGGTGGATCTGGACAGCGTACCGCTGGACTTCGAGCTGCCGGTGGACCACACACCGGCCACGAACCTGCACATCCGCGCGGTGGACCTGCCCTCGCTGGAGCTGGAGTCGCGCCTGGCCCACAAGCTGGAGGCGGTGCTGGCCTTTGCCAAGCTCAACAGCATCGACAAGCACATTGTCACGAGCCCGCGCGCCACCCTGGGCATCGTCACCGTGGGCAAGGCGCATTACGACTTCATGGAAGTGCTGCGCCGCCTGGACCTGGACCCCAACGCCCTGGCCGCGGCCGGCGTGCGGGTCTACAAGGTGGGCCTGGTCTTCCCGCTGGAGCCCACGCGCATCCGCGAGTTCGCCCAAGGGCTGACGGACATGCTGGTGATCGAGGAGAAGGCCCCGGTGGTCGAGCGCCAGATCAAGGAGCTGCTCTACCACCTGCCCGATGCCCAGCGCCCGCGCGTGGTGGGCAAGACCGATGAGCACGGGGGCCAGGTCTTGAGCGCCCTGGGCGAGCTGCGGCCCAGCCGCATCATGCCCACGGTGGCTGACTGGCTGGCCCGCCTGAACCCGGCCCTGGACCGCCGCCATCTGGTGGTGGACTTCCTCACGCCCTGCCTGCTCAGCAATGCGGCCGACGACGTGCGCCGCCAGCCCTATTTCTGCTCGGGCTGTCCGCACAACACCTCCACCAAGGTGCCCGAAGGCAGCCGCGCGGCGGCGGGCATCGGCTGTCACTACATGGTGCAGTGGATGGACCGTGACACGATGACCTTCACCCATATGGGCGCCGAGGGCGTTCCGTGGTCAGGCATCGCGCCCTTCACCGACGAAAAGCACATGTTCGTCAATCTGGGCGACGGCACCTATTATCATTCCGGCATCCTGGCCGTGCGCCAGTCGGTCGCCGCCGGCGTCAACATCACCTACAAGCTGCTCTACAACGACGCCGTGGCGATGACGGGCGGTCAGGCCGTCGACGGGCCGATCAGCGTGCCCCAGATCGCGCGCCAGGTGGAGGCCGAAGGCGTGAAGCGCCTGGTGGTGGTCAGCGACGAGATCGGCAAGTACGAGGGCCACCACGGCCTCTTCCCGCCGGGCACCACCTTCCACGACCGCAGCGAGCTCGACGCCGTGCAGCGCGAGCTGCGGGAGATCGAGGGCGTCACGGTGCTGATCTACGACCAGACCTGCGCCGCCGAGAAGCGCCGCCGCCGCAAGAAGAAGGAGTTCCCGGATCCGCCCAAGCGCCTCTTCATCAACGAGGCGGTGTGCGAGGGTTGCGGCGACTGCGGCCAGGCCTCGAACTGCCTCTCCGTCGTGCCGGTGGAGACCGACTTCGGCCGCAAGCGCGCCATCGAGCAGAGCAGCTGCAACAAGGACTTCAGCTGCGTCAACGGCTTCTGCCCCAGCTTTGTATCGGTGCATGGCGCCCAGCTGAAGAAGAAGGTGGGCGCGGGATACACCGCGCAAGACCTGGACCGTGAGCTGGCCGCCATCCCGGCGCCGGCCGCCTGGACCTGGACCGGCCCCTTCGACCTGCTGGTCACCGGCGTGGGCGGCACCGGCGTGGTGACCGTGGGCGCCCTGGTCTCGATGGCCGCCCATCTGGAAGGCAAGCAGGCCTCGGTGCTGGACTTCATGGGCTTTGCCCAGAAGGGCGGCTCGGTGCTGAGCTTCGTGCGCCTGGCCCCCACGCAGGACCTCTTGAACCAGGTGCGCATCGACACCCAGCAGGCCGATGTGCTGCTGGCCTGCGATATGGTGGTGGGCGCCAGCCCCGATGCCCTGGGCACGGTCAAGGCCGGCCGCACCGTGATCCTGGCCAACACCCATGAGCTGCCCACGGCCGCCTTTGTGCGCAACCCCGATGCCAGCCTGCAGGCCAACTCCCTGCTGGCCAAGATGCTGCACGCGGTGGGCGGCGACAGCGCCCTGCTCTCCAGCATCGACGCCCAGGCCATTTCCCAGCAGCTGATGGGCGACACCATGCCCAGCAACATCATCATGCTGGGCGCCTGCTGGCAGCGCGGCCTGATTCCTCTGAGCGAGGCGGCCCTGATGCGCGCCATCGAGCTCAACGGCGTGGCCGTGGAGGGCAACAAGACCGCCTTTGCGCTCGGCCGCCTGGCCATCGCCGCCCCCGAGGCGCTCAAACGCCTGGCCGGCCGCGACAGCGCGGCACAGCCCGTGCAGCTGCTGCTGGGCCAGGACAAGCTGGACGGCCCCGAGGGCCTGATCGCGCGCCGCATGCAGCACCTGACCGACTACCAGGACGCCGCCTACGCACAGCGCTACCGGGCCCTGGTGGACCAGGTGCGCGCCGCCGAGGCGCGGCTGGGCGAGGCCGGCCGCGCCGAGCGCCTGAGCAAGGCCGTGGCCCGCTACTACGCCAAGCTGCTGGCCATCAAGGACGAGTGGGAGGTGGCACGCCTGTACACCGACGGCCGCTGGGAAGCCGCGCTCAAGGAGCAGTTCGAGGGCTGGGAGCGCATCAGCTTCCATATGGCCCCGCCCCTGCTGGCCAAGCCCGGCGCCGATGGCCGGGTCAAGAAGATCGAGCTGGGCGGCTGGACCTTCAAGGCCCTCAAGACCCTGGCCCGCTTCAAGCGCCTGCGCGGCACGGCGCTCGACCTCTTCGGCAAGACCGAGGAGCGCCGTATGGAGCGCCAGCTGATTGCGGACTACGAGGCCCTGATCGCCGAGCTGCTGCCCCAGCTCAGCACCGAGAAGCTGGACCTGGCCGTGCAGCTGGCCCGCCTGCCGGAGAAGATCCGCGGCTACGGCCATGTGAAGCTGGCCAATGTGGTGACGGTGCGGGCCCAGTGGAAGGATCTGCTGGACCGCTTCCACGGCCGCGCCAGTGCGGGCCCGGTGGTGGCCGAGGCCCAGCCCATCCGCATCAAGGGCGTGGCGGAGTTGTAA
- a CDS encoding HPP family protein, with product MLAPMFAVYGLQGRLYSGPLDRVRQLSAVQAVARLRALAPVQQQEQPGPAELLAARREAQASGFGGLAGGAGGGLAAAYAQTAGGEARQPLSLVHQLMSRKLVTVPLSATVREAWARLARAGVGQAPVLGEDGGLVGLISRSDLLREDSLPADLAEIGAWSQRLSASVAEFMWSPVPSAQPETGVREAAQLLLDLHLPGLPVTDEQGVLQGFLSRSDLLSALTHEPPLDLWG from the coding sequence ATGCTCGCGCCCATGTTTGCCGTCTATGGACTGCAGGGCCGGCTCTACAGCGGGCCGCTGGACCGGGTGCGCCAGCTCAGCGCGGTGCAGGCGGTGGCGCGGCTGCGTGCCCTGGCCCCGGTGCAGCAGCAGGAGCAGCCCGGCCCGGCCGAGCTGCTGGCGGCACGGCGCGAGGCCCAGGCCAGCGGCTTTGGCGGGCTGGCGGGCGGTGCGGGCGGGGGCCTGGCCGCCGCCTATGCCCAGACGGCCGGCGGCGAGGCGCGCCAGCCCCTGAGCCTGGTGCACCAGCTGATGAGCCGCAAGCTGGTGACGGTGCCGCTATCGGCCACGGTGCGCGAGGCCTGGGCCCGCCTGGCGCGGGCCGGCGTGGGCCAGGCCCCGGTGCTGGGTGAGGACGGCGGCCTGGTGGGCCTGATCAGCCGCTCGGATCTGCTGCGCGAGGACAGCCTGCCGGCCGATCTGGCCGAGATCGGGGCCTGGAGCCAGCGCCTGTCGGCCTCGGTGGCCGAATTCATGTGGAGCCCCGTGCCCAGCGCCCAGCCCGAGACCGGGGTGCGCGAGGCCGCCCAGCTGCTGCTGGACCTGCATCTGCCGGGCCTGCCGGTGACGGACGAGCAGGGCGTGCTGCAGGGCTTTCTCTCCCGCAGCGATCTGCTGAGCGCACTCACCCACGAGCCGCCGCTGGACCTCTGGGGTTGA
- a CDS encoding C1 family peptidase encodes MASRPKKTPAKPKRVLNARRDTLDFRDRMYQPTLVEVPTRIALEDYQAYGVPILDQGQEGACTGFGLATVANYLLRRRKVVPDATMVSPRMLYDMARRYDEWPGEAYSGSSARGAMKGWHKHGVCAESAWPYKLKRGSRGGLTQERVQDAQQRPLGAYFRVNHKDLVAMHAALAEVGILFATSMVHAGWDEVGEDGLINPRETPDGGHAFAIVAYDAEGFWIQNSWGPDWGRQGFARIAYADWLRHATDVWVARLGVPLHLAPATEGAAAAPGAPSGASQTSFATLRPHVVSVGNEGRLRPGGEYGLSEEELATLFREDLRQTLKPWPKKRVLLYAHGGLVSEAAALQRLAEYRPALLEGGVYPLAFIWKSDYWSTVSNILQDAVRRRRPEGAFDAAKDFLLDRLDDLLEPVARQLTGKAAWDEMKENALAASDKGGAAWWVVRHLAELAQAEKGLEIHLVAHSAGAILLAPVVGLLNAAGLKIRSCTLWAPACSTELFKRDYLPALNKGRIEDLAVYALDDATEQDDHCAHLYNKSLLYLVSHAFEVRQRIPLVQDGTPLLGLQHCIAADAELAALFGKSGRARLVLAPDKGHAPLSSARHHGDFDDDPDTVRSTFARLLDTRPAQLASIQFGRSAASLREQRRQLELKSR; translated from the coding sequence ATGGCCAGCCGCCCCAAGAAGACCCCCGCCAAGCCCAAGCGCGTGCTGAATGCGCGGCGCGACACCCTGGACTTCCGCGACCGCATGTACCAGCCCACCCTGGTGGAGGTGCCCACGCGCATCGCCCTGGAGGACTACCAGGCCTATGGCGTGCCCATCCTGGACCAGGGGCAGGAAGGGGCCTGCACCGGCTTCGGCCTGGCCACGGTGGCCAACTACCTGCTGCGCCGCCGCAAGGTGGTGCCCGACGCCACCATGGTGAGCCCGCGCATGCTCTACGACATGGCACGGCGCTACGACGAATGGCCGGGCGAGGCCTACTCCGGCTCCAGCGCCCGCGGCGCCATGAAGGGCTGGCACAAGCACGGGGTCTGCGCCGAGAGCGCCTGGCCCTACAAGCTCAAGCGCGGCAGCCGCGGCGGCCTGACCCAGGAGCGGGTGCAGGACGCGCAGCAGCGTCCGCTGGGCGCCTACTTCCGCGTCAACCACAAGGATCTGGTGGCCATGCATGCGGCCCTGGCCGAGGTGGGCATCCTGTTCGCCACCTCCATGGTGCATGCGGGCTGGGACGAGGTGGGCGAGGACGGCCTGATCAACCCGCGCGAGACCCCCGATGGCGGCCATGCCTTCGCCATCGTGGCCTATGACGCCGAGGGCTTCTGGATCCAGAACTCCTGGGGCCCGGACTGGGGCCGCCAGGGCTTTGCCCGCATCGCCTATGCCGACTGGCTGCGCCATGCCACCGACGTCTGGGTGGCCCGCCTGGGCGTGCCCCTGCACCTAGCCCCAGCGACCGAGGGCGCGGCGGCCGCGCCCGGCGCACCCAGCGGCGCCAGCCAGACCAGCTTTGCCACGCTGCGCCCGCATGTGGTGAGCGTGGGCAATGAGGGCCGGCTGCGCCCCGGCGGCGAGTACGGGCTCAGCGAGGAGGAGCTGGCCACCCTGTTCCGCGAGGACCTGCGCCAGACCCTGAAGCCCTGGCCGAAGAAGCGCGTGCTGCTCTATGCCCATGGCGGCCTGGTCAGCGAGGCCGCGGCCCTGCAGCGCCTGGCCGAGTACCGGCCGGCCCTGCTGGAGGGCGGGGTCTATCCCCTGGCCTTCATCTGGAAGAGCGACTACTGGAGCACGGTCAGCAATATCCTGCAGGACGCCGTGCGCCGCCGCCGCCCCGAGGGCGCTTTCGACGCGGCCAAGGACTTTCTGCTGGACCGCCTGGACGATCTGCTGGAGCCGGTGGCGCGCCAGCTCACCGGCAAGGCCGCCTGGGACGAGATGAAGGAGAACGCCCTGGCCGCCTCCGACAAGGGCGGCGCGGCCTGGTGGGTGGTGCGCCATCTGGCCGAGCTGGCCCAGGCCGAGAAGGGCCTGGAGATCCATCTGGTGGCGCACAGCGCCGGCGCCATCCTGCTGGCCCCGGTGGTGGGCCTGCTGAACGCGGCCGGGCTCAAGATCCGCAGCTGCACGCTCTGGGCCCCGGCCTGCAGCACCGAGCTCTTCAAGCGCGACTACCTGCCGGCGCTGAACAAGGGCCGCATCGAGGACCTGGCCGTCTACGCCCTGGACGATGCCACCGAGCAGGACGACCACTGCGCCCATCTCTACAACAAGTCCCTGCTCTACCTGGTGTCCCACGCCTTCGAGGTGCGCCAGCGCATTCCCCTGGTGCAGGACGGCACGCCCCTGCTGGGCCTGCAGCACTGCATCGCGGCCGATGCGGAGCTGGCCGCGCTCTTCGGCAAGAGTGGGCGCGCGCGCCTGGTGCTGGCGCCGGACAAGGGTCACGCCCCGCTCAGCAGCGCCCGCCACCACGGCGACTTCGATGACGACCCCGACACCGTGCGCTCCACCTTCGCCCGCCTGCTGGACACCCGCCCGGCCCAGCTGGCCAGCATCCAGTTCGGCCGCTCGGCCGCCTCGCTGCGCGAGCAGCGCCGGCAGCTGGAGCTCAAGAGCCGCTGA
- a CDS encoding Lrp/AsnC family transcriptional regulator, translated as MEIERFDKATRQILEALQADSRQSTQALADKVGLSATPVWRRVKELEESGVIRRHVALVDRERLGLNICVLANVSLLRHSEGAVEAFEAMVRASPEIIECQAITGEADYVVKVVAPDMKAYDQFLQSKVFKVAGVASVRSNVVLREVKYETALPVP; from the coding sequence ATGGAAATTGAGCGTTTCGATAAGGCGACGCGCCAGATCCTCGAGGCCCTGCAGGCCGACAGCCGGCAGAGCACCCAGGCCCTGGCCGACAAGGTGGGCCTCTCGGCCACGCCGGTCTGGCGGCGGGTCAAGGAGCTGGAAGAGAGCGGGGTGATACGCCGCCATGTGGCCCTGGTGGACCGGGAGCGCCTGGGCCTGAACATCTGCGTGCTGGCCAATGTGAGCCTGCTGCGCCACAGCGAGGGCGCGGTGGAGGCCTTCGAGGCCATGGTGCGCGCCAGCCCCGAGATCATCGAATGCCAGGCCATCACCGGCGAGGCCGACTATGTGGTCAAGGTGGTGGCGCCGGACATGAAGGCCTACGACCAGTTCCTGCAGAGCAAGGTCTTCAAGGTGGCCGGCGTGGCCAGCGTGCGCAGCAATGTGGTGCTGCGCGAGGTCAAGTACGAGACGGCCCTGCCGGTGCCTTGA
- a CDS encoding CaiB/BaiF CoA-transferase family protein: MSKPCPRPLDGITVVSLEHAIAAPFCTRQLAEQGARVIKVERAGEGDFARHYDDRVAGLCSHFAWVNRSKESLALDLKSPQAAEVMARLLEKADVFVQNLAPGAAARLGLDAASLRARHPRLIVCDISGYGQDGPHRDRKAYDLLIQAEAGFLSVTGTPDEPVKAGASVADIAAAMYAYTGILNALLLRERTGEGSQIDVSMLESLGEWMGYPLYYAYQGASPPPRLGAAHATIYPYGPFPTGDGRTVMLGLQNEREWQSFCAQVLERPELAGDARFDSNARRNEHREALRALIHAHFQGLTAAQLRERLDRAQIANADVNTMADVWQHPQLAARQRWTEVDTPVGPIAALKPPGINSAYTPRMEAIPAVGQHNAAILRELGLSA, translated from the coding sequence ATGAGCAAGCCCTGCCCCCGGCCGCTGGACGGCATCACCGTGGTCTCGCTGGAGCATGCGATCGCCGCGCCCTTCTGCACCCGCCAGCTGGCCGAGCAGGGCGCGCGCGTGATCAAGGTGGAGCGCGCCGGCGAGGGCGATTTCGCCCGCCATTACGACGACCGCGTGGCCGGCCTGTGCTCGCACTTCGCCTGGGTCAACCGCTCCAAGGAGAGCCTGGCCCTGGACCTGAAGAGCCCGCAGGCGGCCGAGGTCATGGCCCGCCTGCTGGAGAAGGCCGATGTCTTTGTGCAGAACCTGGCCCCCGGCGCCGCGGCGCGCCTGGGCCTGGACGCGGCCAGCCTGCGTGCGCGCCATCCGCGCCTCATCGTCTGCGACATCTCGGGCTATGGCCAGGACGGCCCGCACCGCGACCGCAAGGCCTATGACCTGCTGATCCAGGCCGAGGCGGGCTTTCTCTCGGTGACCGGCACGCCGGACGAGCCGGTCAAGGCCGGCGCCTCGGTGGCCGACATCGCCGCGGCCATGTATGCCTACACCGGCATCCTCAATGCCCTGCTGCTGCGCGAGCGCACCGGCGAGGGTTCGCAGATCGATGTGTCCATGCTGGAGTCCCTGGGCGAGTGGATGGGCTACCCGCTCTACTACGCCTACCAGGGCGCCAGCCCGCCGCCGCGCCTGGGCGCGGCCCACGCCACCATCTACCCCTATGGACCCTTCCCCACCGGCGACGGCCGCACCGTGATGCTGGGCCTGCAGAACGAGCGCGAGTGGCAGTCCTTCTGCGCCCAGGTGCTGGAGCGGCCCGAGCTGGCCGGCGATGCGCGCTTCGACAGCAATGCCCGGCGCAACGAGCACCGCGAGGCCTTGCGCGCCCTGATCCACGCGCATTTCCAGGGCCTGACGGCGGCCCAGCTGCGCGAGCGCCTGGACCGCGCCCAGATCGCCAATGCCGATGTCAACACCATGGCCGATGTCTGGCAGCACCCCCAGCTGGCCGCGCGCCAGCGCTGGACCGAGGTGGACACGCCCGTGGGCCCCATCGCCGCGCTCAAGCCGCCGGGCATCAACAGCGCCTACACGCCGCGCATGGAGGCCATCCCGGCCGTGGGCCAGCACAACGCCGCCATCCTGCGCGAGCTGGGGCTCTCGGCATGA
- a CDS encoding patatin-like phospholipase family protein: MRWFSPAPTPRPLQLALQGGGAHGAFSWGVLDALLEDGGLSFEAVSGCSAGAMNAALLAQGLMEGGREGARAALARFWGALAASMPPQLTRELPEGGAALSPLASLMLHWTHYLGPEQLNPLDLNPLRDILLQQLDFERLRRAAPLRLYLSATEANSGRLRLFRETGLSAEALLASACLPSVYRPVEIEGQAFWDGGYAANPAIAPLVFEGRAPDLLLVLLSPLQHGQTPRTAAEIRQRTLELGFAAGFLSEMRLLARLRRAQAGRPWALLDPASRRLARCCFHLVEAGDVLGALPADSKLVVQERFFEQLRDLGRARAQAWLARHRSDLGRRSSADLQTLFG, encoded by the coding sequence ATGCGCTGGTTTTCCCCGGCTCCCACGCCCCGGCCCCTGCAACTGGCCCTGCAGGGCGGCGGCGCCCATGGCGCCTTCAGCTGGGGCGTGCTGGACGCCCTGCTGGAAGATGGCGGGCTGAGCTTCGAGGCCGTGAGCGGCTGCAGCGCCGGCGCCATGAATGCCGCCCTGCTGGCCCAGGGCCTGATGGAGGGCGGCCGCGAAGGCGCCCGCGCCGCCCTGGCCCGCTTCTGGGGCGCCCTGGCGGCCAGCATGCCGCCCCAGCTCACGCGCGAGCTGCCCGAGGGCGGCGCCGCGCTCAGCCCCCTGGCCAGCCTGATGCTGCACTGGACCCATTACCTGGGCCCGGAGCAGCTCAACCCCCTGGACCTGAACCCACTGCGCGACATCCTGCTGCAGCAGCTGGACTTCGAGCGCCTGCGGCGCGCGGCGCCGCTGCGGCTCTACCTCTCGGCCACCGAGGCCAATAGCGGGCGCCTGCGCCTGTTTCGCGAGACCGGGCTCAGCGCCGAGGCCCTGCTCGCCTCGGCCTGCCTGCCCAGCGTCTACCGGCCGGTGGAGATAGAGGGCCAGGCCTTCTGGGACGGCGGCTATGCCGCCAACCCGGCCATCGCCCCGCTCGTCTTTGAGGGCCGCGCGCCCGATCTGCTGCTGGTGCTGCTGAGCCCGCTGCAGCATGGTCAGACCCCGCGCACGGCCGCCGAGATCCGCCAGCGCACCCTGGAGCTGGGCTTCGCCGCCGGCTTTCTGAGCGAGATGCGCCTGCTGGCACGGCTGCGCCGTGCCCAGGCCGGGCGGCCCTGGGCCCTGCTGGACCCGGCCAGCCGGCGCCTGGCGCGCTGCTGCTTCCATCTGGTGGAGGCCGGCGATGTGCTGGGCGCCCTGCCGGCCGACAGCAAGCTGGTGGTGCAGGAGCGCTTCTTCGAGCAGCTGCGCGATCTGGGTCGGGCGCGGGCCCAGGCCTGGCTGGCCCGGCACCGCAGCGATCTGGGGCGGCGCTCCAGCGCCGACCTGCAGACCTTGTTCGGCTGA
- a CDS encoding protein phosphatase CheZ, producing the protein MSSAASPDTAHHALQQLAHELPDACERLAYVKQMTAQAANKVLGLIEEGMDKAEQVRRQGSDLSESLARLATAPDLSIERARAMMKLCAAYAASAAAFAEREKGLHGEIMMAQDFQDLSGQVINKVIRMLEHAEEPLNALVGEVAPPATPADQLQGVQTPDKALKQDDVDDLLASLGF; encoded by the coding sequence ATGTCGTCCGCCGCCAGCCCTGACACCGCCCACCACGCTCTCCAGCAGCTCGCCCATGAGCTGCCGGATGCCTGCGAGCGCCTGGCCTATGTGAAGCAGATGACGGCCCAGGCCGCCAACAAGGTGCTGGGCCTGATCGAAGAGGGCATGGACAAGGCCGAGCAGGTGCGCCGCCAGGGCAGCGACCTCTCCGAATCCCTGGCCCGTCTGGCCACGGCGCCCGATCTGAGCATCGAGCGCGCCCGCGCCATGATGAAGCTCTGCGCCGCCTATGCGGCCAGTGCCGCGGCCTTTGCCGAGCGCGAGAAGGGCCTGCATGGCGAGATCATGATGGCCCAGGACTTCCAGGATCTCTCGGGCCAGGTGATCAACAAGGTGATCCGCATGCTGGAGCATGCCGAGGAACCGCTCAACGCCCTGGTGGGCGAGGTGGCGCCGCCGGCCACGCCGGCCGATCAGCTGCAGGGCGTGCAGACGCCCGACAAGGCCCTCAAGCAGGACGATGTGGACGACCTGCTGGCCTCGCTGGGCTTCTGA